In Deltaproteobacteria bacterium, the following proteins share a genomic window:
- the rpsS gene encoding 30S ribosomal protein S19 codes for MGRSLKKGPFVDDHLLEKVAKAKDIKNKPVIKTWSRRSTILPDMIGFTFALHNGRKFVPVYVTESMVGHKLGEFAPTRIFKGHSGIRKEAPATAGAVPAPEGGAPKPAAPAK; via the coding sequence ATGGGTCGATCGCTTAAAAAGGGACCTTTTGTTGATGATCACTTGTTGGAAAAAGTGGCAAAAGCAAAAGATATAAAAAATAAACCGGTGATTAAAACATGGTCTCGGCGTTCGACGATTCTCCCCGATATGATCGGTTTTACATTTGCTTTGCACAATGGGAGAAAATTCGTTCCGGTTTACGTGACCGAATCCATGGTGGGACATAAATTAGGTGAATTTGCCCCCACGCGCATTTTCAAGGGGCATAGTGGAATTCGCAAAGAGGCCCCGGCAACGGCGGGTGCGGTTCCAGCCCCGGAAGGAGGAGCACCAAAACCGGCGGCGCCAGCAAAGTAG
- the rplW gene encoding 50S ribosomal protein L23: MRLEDVIIKPLITEKGTLQKEKMNEYLFAVDPRANKYLIREAVETIFNVTVVGVWTMNMEGKRKRVGRHFGKTNPWKKAIVRLKEKETIKIFEAQAV; the protein is encoded by the coding sequence ATGAGATTAGAAGACGTCATTATCAAACCGTTGATTACTGAAAAGGGAACGCTTCAAAAAGAAAAGATGAATGAATATCTTTTTGCGGTGGATCCAAGGGCCAATAAATATTTAATCCGCGAAGCGGTTGAAACAATTTTTAATGTTACCGTGGTTGGAGTGTGGACCATGAACATGGAAGGAAAAAGAAAAAGAGTGGGTCGTCATTTCGGCAAAACAAACCCATGGAAAAAAGCGATTGTTCGTTTGAAGGAAAAAGAAACCATCAAGATTTTTGAGGCTCAGGCGGTATAA
- the rplD gene encoding 50S ribosomal protein L4 codes for MLTQAVLSPENKELKKVELNKAIFGAPVRQQLLFDCVQIYLANKRQGTVKAKFRCEVRGSTKKIYRQKGTGNARHGGIRANIFVGGGVSFPPRPRDWHTTIPQKARQEALISALSLRKKEGNLIVISDFPCEEIKTQNIAKTLKKWGLAKCLVVIDQHDPKLWKSIRNIPNIELTTSTNLNVLDIIRFEKIVVTEKALQALEKRLS; via the coding sequence ATGTTAACACAAGCGGTATTAAGTCCAGAGAACAAGGAATTAAAGAAGGTTGAATTAAATAAAGCCATCTTTGGTGCGCCCGTTCGCCAACAACTTCTTTTTGATTGTGTTCAAATTTATTTGGCGAACAAACGCCAAGGCACAGTCAAAGCGAAATTTCGTTGTGAAGTTCGAGGGTCGACGAAAAAAATCTATCGCCAAAAAGGGACTGGGAATGCCCGTCACGGCGGTATTCGCGCCAATATTTTTGTAGGCGGCGGTGTTTCGTTTCCTCCAAGGCCCAGAGATTGGCACACTACAATTCCGCAGAAGGCGAGACAAGAGGCTCTCATTTCGGCTTTATCGCTGAGAAAAAAAGAGGGAAATTTGATTGTCATTTCCGATTTTCCCTGTGAAGAAATAAAAACACAAAATATTGCGAAGACATTAAAGAAATGGGGACTTGCGAAATGCTTGGTAGTCATTGATCAGCACGATCCAAAATTGTGGAAATCAATTCGCAATATCCCGAACATAGAGCTCACTACTTCTACCAATTTGAATGTTTTGGATATTATTCGTTTTGAAAAAATAGTTGTCACTGAAAAAGCGTTACAGGCTTTAGAGAAGAGATTGTCATGA
- the rplB gene encoding 50S ribosomal protein L2 — protein MTVKSFNPTSPGVRQMTISDFADITKKAPEKRLVEKYNRTGGRNNTGRITSRFRGGGAKRLYRKVDFKRENEGVPGKVVAVEYDPNRSANIALIHYLDGDKRYILAPVGLKVGQPIMSGEKADILPGNCLPLANIPIGSEIHNLELKPKAGGKLVRSAGMVAQLVGKDAPYAQIRLPSGEIRKILLDCKASIGQVGNAEHENIVIGKAGRQRHLGWRPHVRGTAMNPVDHPHGGGEGRTKGGRHPVTPWGFPTKGKKTRNNNRTTKYILKDRRI, from the coding sequence ATGACTGTAAAATCATTTAATCCAACGTCTCCCGGTGTGCGGCAAATGACAATTTCCGATTTCGCCGATATCACAAAAAAAGCTCCTGAAAAAAGACTTGTGGAGAAATATAATCGCACAGGTGGTCGTAACAACACCGGTCGTATTACTTCGCGTTTTCGTGGAGGTGGAGCCAAGCGTTTGTATCGTAAAGTTGACTTTAAAAGAGAAAATGAAGGGGTTCCGGGAAAAGTGGTTGCGGTTGAATATGATCCGAATCGTAGCGCCAATATTGCGTTGATTCATTATCTGGATGGAGACAAACGCTATATTTTGGCTCCGGTGGGTTTAAAGGTTGGTCAACCGATTATGTCGGGTGAAAAAGCTGATATACTACCGGGAAATTGTTTGCCGCTGGCTAATATCCCCATCGGTTCTGAAATCCATAATCTTGAATTGAAGCCCAAAGCAGGTGGAAAATTAGTTCGCTCTGCCGGAATGGTTGCCCAGTTGGTCGGTAAAGACGCACCTTATGCTCAGATCCGCCTTCCATCGGGCGAGATTCGCAAAATTTTACTTGATTGCAAGGCTTCCATCGGACAAGTAGGCAACGCCGAACACGAAAATATTGTGATTGGAAAAGCGGGACGTCAAAGACATTTGGGATGGCGGCCACACGTTCGTGGTACCGCAATGAATCCCGTTGATCATCCACATGGTGGTGGTGAAGGACGCACAAAAGGTGGAAGACATCCTGTGACTCCTTGGGGTTTCCCAACAAAAGGTAAGAAAACAAGAAATAATAATCGGACCACGAAATACATATTGAAGGATAGGAGAATATAA